In Helianthus annuus cultivar XRQ/B chromosome 9, HanXRQr2.0-SUNRISE, whole genome shotgun sequence, the following are encoded in one genomic region:
- the LOC118482170 gene encoding uncharacterized protein LOC118482170 isoform X2: protein MSSHTIHPAVTVNNIKNSIPLVLDQQTNHYNTWAELFKNHCKAYEVYDHLQPRKTDSSTSSEKQAAPTPPKPTYSESWERIDAIVLQWIYGTITQDLLHTIMKNDTTAYTAWTTLRNIFLDNQESRTIDLQNKFANTRLDQFPNMSAYCQAMKLMFDQLSSLGSTLTEKQLVMQILTGLNDQYENITLILQQTVPLPDFYNTRSRLCQVEDRKTAQAKISAQIAGTALTATPDTSNRATTENRDRSRHENYDRNRGRGRRRGRRGRDSFGRGRFHKSGPHYHSRNSSWASPTNPWNQWAPVPPCPYPSAQSQQHRGPSPAQGILGPRPNSTGSGPGNPAHSYNTGYSPTDIAQALYNLALHKNDSSWTMDTGATDQETYPTVQ from the exons ATGTCTTCCCACACCATACATCCAGCCGTCACTGTCAACAACATCAAGAACTCCATCCCCTTGGTTCTTGATCAACAAACAAATCACTACAACACCTGGGCTGAACTCTTCAAAAACCATTGCAAAGCGTATGAAGTTTATGATCACCTTCAACCACGAAAAACCGACTCCTCCACCTCCTCCGAGAAACAAGCCGCACCCACACCACCGAAACCCACCTACTCCGAGTCATGGGAACGTATCGACGCCATTGTTTTACAATGGATATACGGTACCATAACTCAGGACCTCTTACACACCATCATGAAAAACGACACCACCGCTTATACCGCATGGACTACCCTCCGAAACATCTTCCTTGACAACCAAGAATCCCGCACCATCGACCTCCAAAACAAATTCGCCAACACCCGCCTTGACCAATTTCCCAACATGTCAGCCTATTGCCAAGCCATGAAACTCATGTTCGACCAACTATCCAGTCTTGGCTCTACCCTCACCGAAAAGCAACTTGTCATGCAAATCCTGACCGGCCTAAACGATCAATACGAAAATATCACCCTCATCCTACAACAAACCGTCCCCTTACCTGATTTTTACAACACCCGTTCTCGTCTTTGCCAAGTTGAGGATCGTAAAACGGCTCAAGCCAAGATATCGGCACAGATTGCGGGTACCGCATTAACCGCCACACCTGACACCTCCAACCGCGCCACCACCGAAAACCGTGATCGATCCCGCCATGAAAACTATGACCGCAACCGGGGACGCGGCCGTCGACGGGGGCGCCGTGGACGCGACTCCTTTGGCCGAGGACGGTTCCACAAAAGCGGCCCCCACTACCACTCCAGGAACTCATCGTGGGCCAGCCCAACTAATCCTTGGAATCAATGGGCTCCTGTGCCACCTTGTCCATACCCCTCGGCCCAATCTCAGCAACATAGGGGACCAAGTCCAGCCCAAGGcattctcggcccaaggcccaactCCACTGGCAGCGGCCCGGGCAACCCGGCTCACTCGTACAACACCGGGTATTCGCCTACGGATATCGCACAAGCCCTATACAACTTGGCACTACATAAAAACGACTCGTCTTGGACCATGGACACGGGCGCCACGG ACCAAGAAACCTATCCTACGGTGCAATAG
- the LOC118482170 gene encoding uncharacterized protein LOC118482170 isoform X1: protein MSSHTIHPAVTVNNIKNSIPLVLDQQTNHYNTWAELFKNHCKAYEVYDHLQPRKTDSSTSSEKQAAPTPPKPTYSESWERIDAIVLQWIYGTITQDLLHTIMKNDTTAYTAWTTLRNIFLDNQESRTIDLQNKFANTRLDQFPNMSAYCQAMKLMFDQLSSLGSTLTEKQLVMQILTGLNDQYENITLILQQTVPLPDFYNTRSRLCQVEDRKTAQAKISAQIAGTALTATPDTSNRATTENRDRSRHENYDRNRGRGRRRGRRGRDSFGRGRFHKSGPHYHSRNSSWASPTNPWNQWAPVPPCPYPSAQSQQHRGPSPAQGILGPRPNSTGSGPGNPAHSYNTGYSPTDIAQALYNLALHKNDSSWTMDTGATGPPDQETYPTVQ from the exons ATGTCTTCCCACACCATACATCCAGCCGTCACTGTCAACAACATCAAGAACTCCATCCCCTTGGTTCTTGATCAACAAACAAATCACTACAACACCTGGGCTGAACTCTTCAAAAACCATTGCAAAGCGTATGAAGTTTATGATCACCTTCAACCACGAAAAACCGACTCCTCCACCTCCTCCGAGAAACAAGCCGCACCCACACCACCGAAACCCACCTACTCCGAGTCATGGGAACGTATCGACGCCATTGTTTTACAATGGATATACGGTACCATAACTCAGGACCTCTTACACACCATCATGAAAAACGACACCACCGCTTATACCGCATGGACTACCCTCCGAAACATCTTCCTTGACAACCAAGAATCCCGCACCATCGACCTCCAAAACAAATTCGCCAACACCCGCCTTGACCAATTTCCCAACATGTCAGCCTATTGCCAAGCCATGAAACTCATGTTCGACCAACTATCCAGTCTTGGCTCTACCCTCACCGAAAAGCAACTTGTCATGCAAATCCTGACCGGCCTAAACGATCAATACGAAAATATCACCCTCATCCTACAACAAACCGTCCCCTTACCTGATTTTTACAACACCCGTTCTCGTCTTTGCCAAGTTGAGGATCGTAAAACGGCTCAAGCCAAGATATCGGCACAGATTGCGGGTACCGCATTAACCGCCACACCTGACACCTCCAACCGCGCCACCACCGAAAACCGTGATCGATCCCGCCATGAAAACTATGACCGCAACCGGGGACGCGGCCGTCGACGGGGGCGCCGTGGACGCGACTCCTTTGGCCGAGGACGGTTCCACAAAAGCGGCCCCCACTACCACTCCAGGAACTCATCGTGGGCCAGCCCAACTAATCCTTGGAATCAATGGGCTCCTGTGCCACCTTGTCCATACCCCTCGGCCCAATCTCAGCAACATAGGGGACCAAGTCCAGCCCAAGGcattctcggcccaaggcccaactCCACTGGCAGCGGCCCGGGCAACCCGGCTCACTCGTACAACACCGGGTATTCGCCTACGGATATCGCACAAGCCCTATACAACTTGGCACTACATAAAAACGACTCGTCTTGGACCATGGACACGGGCGCCACGG GACCTCCAGACCAAGAAACCTATCCTACGGTGCAATAG